A genomic segment from Gilvibacter sp. SZ-19 encodes:
- the murD gene encoding UDP-N-acetylmuramoyl-L-alanine--D-glutamate ligase — protein MKLVVLGAGESGLGAALLGKAKGWTVFVSDFGQIDSETQNVLTKNEIEWEMGAHTDARLLEADLVVKSPGIPEKAAPIQLLRKQGISVISEIEFASRYTDQTVVAITGSNGKTTTTSLTHFLLKEGGLNVAMGGNIGNSFAGLLLDQPASHFVLEVSSFQLDDIEQFKPHIAVITNITPDHLDRYGYSFEAYRDAKFKISQNQTEADYLIYDGDDPNIAAGMKDHTIRAKKLPFSLERPLEEGAYIDDKNIIITIANNQINMPIASLGLQGQHNLKNAMAAATVATLLDIRKETIRQSLTHFQGVEHRLESVLKINNVQYINDSKATNVNATYYALESMETPTVWIVGGVDKGNDYSELLPLINEKVKAVICLGIDNSKLIDSFGNVVDLLVETTSMQDAVNVAYHIAERGDTVLLSPACASFDLFKNYEDRGRQFKEAVRSL, from the coding sequence ATGAAACTGGTAGTACTGGGAGCCGGAGAAAGCGGCCTAGGTGCTGCCTTGCTTGGAAAGGCAAAGGGTTGGACGGTTTTTGTGTCCGATTTTGGACAAATAGACTCCGAAACCCAAAACGTTCTTACAAAAAATGAAATCGAATGGGAGATGGGCGCTCATACCGATGCGCGCCTGCTCGAAGCCGATCTGGTTGTTAAAAGTCCGGGGATACCTGAAAAGGCAGCTCCGATACAATTGCTTAGAAAGCAAGGCATTTCTGTGATCTCAGAGATCGAGTTTGCCAGTCGTTACACAGATCAAACTGTGGTGGCGATAACGGGAAGCAATGGCAAGACCACCACCACATCTTTGACGCATTTTCTGCTTAAAGAAGGCGGCTTGAACGTAGCGATGGGTGGCAATATAGGAAACAGCTTTGCCGGCCTGCTCTTAGACCAGCCAGCGAGTCATTTTGTTTTGGAGGTGAGCAGTTTTCAACTGGACGATATTGAGCAGTTCAAACCTCATATTGCGGTGATAACCAATATAACTCCAGATCATTTGGATCGCTACGGTTACAGCTTTGAGGCTTATCGCGATGCAAAGTTCAAGATCAGTCAAAACCAGACAGAAGCTGACTATCTGATCTATGACGGAGACGATCCGAACATAGCGGCCGGAATGAAGGACCATACCATTCGAGCAAAAAAACTGCCTTTTTCATTGGAGCGACCCCTTGAAGAAGGTGCTTATATAGACGACAAAAACATAATAATTACAATAGCAAATAACCAAATCAATATGCCAATAGCCTCATTAGGATTACAGGGACAACACAATTTAAAGAACGCTATGGCTGCAGCCACAGTGGCAACCTTGTTAGATATCCGCAAGGAGACCATCCGACAGTCCCTGACTCATTTTCAAGGTGTAGAACACCGTTTAGAAAGCGTACTGAAGATCAACAATGTGCAGTACATCAACGATTCCAAAGCCACTAACGTTAACGCCACCTACTACGCTTTAGAGAGTATGGAAACTCCGACTGTTTGGATAGTGGGCGGAGTTGATAAAGGAAACGACTACAGCGAGCTTTTGCCGCTGATCAACGAAAAAGTAAAAGCAGTGATCTGCTTGGGAATTGACAATTCTAAGCTTATAGACAGCTTTGGAAATGTGGTAGATCTTTTGGTAGAGACCACCAGCATGCAAGATGCTGTAAATGTGGCCTATCACATAGCAGAACGCGGAGATACCGTGCTTTTGTCTCCTGCTTGTGCCAGTTTCGATCTGTTTAAAAATTACGAAGACCGAGGGCGTCAGTTCAAAGAAGCTGTTCGTTCGCTATAA
- the ftsA gene encoding cell division protein FtsA produces MEQQTIAVGLDIGTTKIVAMIGRTNEYGKMEILGIGKSKSLGVHRGVVNNITQTIQSIQQAVQDAESSSGMKISDVVVGIAGQHIRSLQHSDYITRPNSDEVIGEDDIDTLCNQVHKLVMLPGEEIIHVLPQDFKVDGQAEIKEPIGMYGGRLEANFHVVVGQVSSIRNIGRCVKSAGLSLGGITLEPLASANAVLSMEEKEAGVALIDIGGGTTDLAIFKDGIIRHTAVIPFGGNVITEDIKEGCSIIEKQAELLKIRFGSAWPGENKDNEIVSIPGLRGREPKEITLKNLSKIIHARVVEIIEQVYLEIKNYGHEEQKKKLIAGIVLTGGGSQLKHLKQLVEYITGMDTRIGYPNEHLAGDSDSETTSPLYATAVGLVLNSLESQNRHEGVKVVAAEAEANQEPQEDIDEPQNDQVPKERKRFFDKWAEKFKDFLDNAE; encoded by the coding sequence ATGGAACAGCAAACCATTGCAGTAGGATTAGACATTGGAACCACTAAGATCGTGGCCATGATCGGGCGTACCAATGAATACGGAAAAATGGAGATCCTTGGGATAGGAAAGTCCAAGAGTTTGGGGGTACACCGCGGAGTGGTGAACAACATTACCCAAACCATTCAGTCCATTCAACAAGCCGTTCAAGACGCCGAGAGTTCTTCAGGGATGAAGATCTCTGATGTGGTGGTAGGTATAGCCGGGCAGCACATCCGCAGCTTACAACACAGCGATTATATAACCCGTCCCAACAGCGATGAGGTTATAGGCGAAGACGATATAGACACCCTTTGCAATCAGGTTCACAAGCTTGTTATGCTTCCGGGAGAGGAGATCATTCACGTTTTACCACAAGATTTTAAAGTTGATGGTCAGGCAGAGATCAAAGAACCTATCGGAATGTACGGAGGGCGTCTAGAAGCCAACTTCCACGTTGTGGTAGGGCAGGTTTCTTCTATAAGAAACATTGGTCGTTGCGTAAAAAGTGCAGGGCTTTCGCTTGGCGGAATAACCCTAGAGCCGCTGGCATCTGCGAATGCTGTGCTCAGCATGGAAGAGAAAGAAGCAGGAGTTGCCTTGATCGATATAGGAGGTGGAACTACAGACCTCGCCATATTTAAAGACGGCATCATTCGTCATACGGCGGTGATTCCTTTTGGAGGGAATGTGATCACCGAAGACATAAAAGAAGGCTGCTCTATCATAGAAAAGCAGGCCGAATTACTTAAGATCCGATTTGGATCGGCTTGGCCAGGAGAGAACAAGGATAATGAGATCGTTTCTATTCCTGGATTGCGAGGTCGTGAGCCCAAGGAGATTACTTTGAAGAACCTCTCAAAGATCATTCACGCTCGTGTGGTAGAGATCATAGAGCAGGTGTATTTAGAGATCAAGAACTACGGCCACGAAGAGCAGAAAAAGAAATTGATTGCAGGTATTGTACTTACTGGCGGAGGATCTCAACTCAAGCACCTCAAGCAGTTGGTGGAATACATTACCGGTATGGATACTCGTATCGGATATCCGAACGAACATCTGGCAGGAGACAGCGACAGTGAAACGACTAGTCCACTTTATGCCACTGCTGTTGGTCTGGTGCTTAATAGCCTGGAATCACAAAACAGACACGAAGGGGTAAAAGTTGTGGCGGCAGAGGCCGAAGCAAACCAGGAACCTCAAGAAGATATAGACGAACCACAGAACGACCAGGTCCCCAAGGAGCGCAAGCGCTTTTTTGACAAGTGGGCCGAGAAGTTCAAAGATTTTTTAGACAACGCTGAATAG
- the ftsZ gene encoding cell division protein FtsZ — MSSTNEFDNIAFDLPKNQSNVIKVIGVGGGGSNAINHMFQQGIKGVDFVICNTDSQALENSPVPIKIQLGLTLTEGLGAGANPIIGEQSAMESMQEIQAMLSTNTKMVFITAGMGGGTGTGAAPIIAKMAKEMDILTVGIVTIPFQFEGKMRNDQAQIGVENLRKNVDSLIVINNNKLREVYGNLGFKAGFSKADEVLATAARGIAEVITHHYTQNIDLRDAKTVLANSGTAIMGSSQASGANRAHEAITKALDSPLLNDNKITGAKNVLLLIVSGQEEITIDEIGEISDYIQTEAGYSANIIMGVGEDQSLDGAIAITVIATGFNAEQQNEIVNTETKRIVHTLEEEQAAQQVLEDHTDTMTSGPLLSEVVAKEPEAEPIIKHTLFEEEETPELPFEGYIETTALLKEIPVVYEEVDIHHIAEFEQVVINAMEVHDFEIVEATTEVVTPEVEEDNPAEEQMLMFDLPLSEEAEEELTPAAEVADVPVLKKPVEEIEVNEAIEVVPVTEFTQEGVKRYSLDDYQEMETALTAAKAEPEVLDEELVMEKKIVETAPEETAEAEEDGDPINSPISKLLKDRTEERKRKLKEFNYKFRNSASKIDDIEKQPAYKRMGIELEDADTSESDISRTTVNLDDDDISLRNNNSFLHDNVD, encoded by the coding sequence ATGAGCAGTACAAACGAATTCGACAACATCGCGTTTGATTTACCCAAGAATCAATCTAATGTCATTAAGGTGATCGGTGTTGGCGGTGGTGGTAGCAATGCCATCAATCACATGTTCCAACAGGGCATCAAAGGCGTAGACTTTGTGATCTGTAATACAGACAGTCAGGCCTTGGAGAACAGCCCGGTGCCGATCAAGATACAACTTGGACTCACTCTTACAGAGGGCCTAGGTGCAGGTGCCAATCCTATCATTGGAGAGCAAAGCGCCATGGAAAGCATGCAAGAGATCCAAGCCATGCTGTCCACCAATACCAAGATGGTCTTTATTACCGCAGGTATGGGAGGTGGAACTGGTACAGGAGCGGCCCCTATCATCGCTAAAATGGCCAAGGAGATGGATATCCTTACCGTGGGTATCGTTACCATTCCTTTTCAGTTCGAAGGGAAAATGAGAAACGATCAGGCCCAGATCGGGGTGGAGAATCTGCGTAAAAACGTGGACTCTCTTATTGTGATCAACAACAACAAATTGCGCGAGGTTTATGGGAACCTCGGATTTAAAGCCGGTTTTTCTAAGGCCGATGAGGTCTTAGCCACAGCTGCTCGTGGAATAGCCGAAGTAATTACCCACCACTATACGCAGAACATTGACTTGCGCGACGCCAAGACCGTTCTGGCTAACAGTGGTACCGCTATAATGGGAAGCTCTCAGGCCTCCGGAGCTAACAGAGCACACGAAGCCATCACCAAAGCCTTGGACTCTCCATTGCTTAACGATAATAAGATCACAGGAGCTAAGAATGTGCTCTTGCTTATTGTTTCTGGTCAGGAGGAGATCACCATTGATGAGATCGGTGAGATCAGTGATTACATTCAGACCGAGGCGGGTTATTCGGCCAACATCATCATGGGGGTTGGAGAAGATCAAAGCCTAGACGGTGCTATTGCCATTACAGTAATCGCGACCGGTTTCAATGCCGAGCAACAAAATGAAATTGTAAATACCGAGACCAAGCGTATTGTTCACACGCTAGAAGAAGAGCAAGCCGCACAACAGGTTTTAGAAGATCATACCGATACAATGACTAGCGGTCCATTGCTGAGCGAAGTGGTAGCAAAAGAGCCAGAGGCGGAACCTATCATTAAACATACCTTGTTTGAAGAAGAGGAAACTCCCGAACTGCCTTTTGAAGGTTATATAGAGACCACTGCTTTGTTGAAAGAAATACCAGTGGTTTACGAGGAGGTTGATATTCACCATATCGCAGAGTTTGAACAGGTAGTGATCAACGCTATGGAGGTGCACGATTTTGAGATCGTTGAAGCCACTACCGAGGTAGTTACCCCAGAGGTGGAAGAAGACAACCCTGCAGAAGAGCAGATGCTAATGTTCGATCTGCCTTTGTCTGAGGAGGCAGAAGAGGAGCTTACCCCTGCAGCCGAGGTAGCAGATGTTCCTGTACTTAAAAAGCCTGTAGAAGAGATCGAGGTGAACGAAGCCATAGAAGTAGTTCCTGTTACCGAGTTCACTCAAGAAGGTGTGAAGCGTTATAGCTTGGACGATTATCAAGAGATGGAAACTGCTTTGACCGCAGCCAAAGCCGAGCCTGAAGTATTGGACGAGGAATTGGTGATGGAAAAGAAGATCGTGGAGACAGCTCCAGAAGAAACTGCCGAAGCCGAAGAAGATGGCGACCCAATTAATAGTCCTATTTCTAAGCTATTAAAGGATCGTACCGAGGAACGCAAGCGCAAACTCAAAGAATTCAACTACAAATTTAGAAACAGCGCTTCCAAGATCGACGATATTGAAAAGCAACCTGCCTATAAGCGTATGGGCATAGAATTGGAAGATGCAGATACTTCTGAGTCTGATATTTCACGAACCACCGTGAACTTGGACGACGATGACATATCGCTTAGAAATAA
- the murC gene encoding UDP-N-acetylmuramate--L-alanine ligase has protein sequence MSGVFKDIARVYFIGIGGIGMSALARYFKARGFAVAGYDKTQTTLTDALVELGINITFSDQLDAIPDGFEQTDTLVVYTPAIPRQHEQLQFFSTGVHQIHKRAVVLGMITRASKSLAVAGTHGKTTTSAILGHLLASCNVPVTAFLGGIAENYDSNYIAKGDEFTVVEADEFDRSFLQLRPDVACVTAMDADHLDIYGSEEEFEKTFKEFAALVPDPKLVLHPKKLPLSGTTVGIEDGADYEAKNIRVEDGAYTFDLKTPRGELKSLRFSLPGHHNLLNAITALGMAISIGTPTDCLPKALFEFKGVRRRFSFAYRDENKVLIDDYAHHPTEINAVFQAVSEFYPNKKKLVVFQPHLYSRTRDFLPEFALSLAQFDQVLLLDIYPARELPIPGVSSAVLLDAIANENKQLVSKIDLPDLIQKSDCEVILILGAGDIGVEVKNITEHLHAN, from the coding sequence ATGAGCGGAGTTTTTAAAGACATAGCACGTGTATATTTCATCGGTATTGGTGGTATTGGAATGAGCGCTTTGGCGCGATATTTCAAGGCTCGTGGTTTTGCTGTGGCTGGCTATGACAAAACACAAACAACACTAACCGACGCTCTGGTCGAGCTCGGAATCAACATAACCTTCAGCGACCAACTCGATGCCATTCCAGACGGTTTTGAACAAACCGATACTCTGGTGGTTTATACCCCGGCCATCCCCCGACAGCACGAACAGCTTCAATTCTTTAGTACTGGAGTGCATCAAATCCACAAACGTGCTGTGGTCTTGGGAATGATCACTAGAGCTAGTAAATCTCTTGCCGTTGCTGGAACGCATGGCAAGACTACCACCTCTGCAATTCTTGGTCATTTGCTGGCCAGTTGCAATGTACCTGTCACGGCTTTCTTGGGCGGTATAGCAGAGAACTACGACTCCAACTACATTGCCAAAGGCGATGAGTTTACCGTAGTAGAAGCCGATGAGTTCGATCGTTCCTTTTTGCAATTGCGACCAGATGTTGCTTGTGTAACTGCCATGGATGCCGATCATTTAGACATCTACGGTTCGGAAGAAGAATTCGAAAAGACCTTTAAGGAATTCGCTGCCTTGGTGCCGGATCCTAAACTTGTATTACATCCTAAAAAGCTCCCACTCTCTGGTACCACTGTGGGCATAGAAGACGGAGCTGACTATGAGGCTAAAAATATCCGCGTTGAGGACGGGGCTTATACCTTCGACTTAAAAACGCCTCGTGGTGAATTGAAATCGCTCCGTTTTTCATTGCCGGGGCACCACAATTTGCTCAATGCGATTACCGCTTTGGGTATGGCAATTTCAATAGGAACCCCAACCGATTGCCTGCCCAAAGCGTTATTTGAATTCAAGGGTGTTAGACGTAGGTTTTCATTTGCCTATCGCGATGAGAACAAGGTACTGATAGACGATTATGCGCATCATCCGACAGAGATCAATGCGGTCTTTCAAGCGGTGAGTGAATTCTATCCGAATAAAAAGAAATTAGTGGTTTTTCAACCGCACTTGTATAGCCGTACGCGAGATTTTCTGCCGGAATTTGCGCTGAGTTTGGCACAGTTTGACCAAGTGCTGCTTTTAGATATTTACCCGGCGAGGGAGTTGCCAATTCCTGGGGTGAGTTCTGCAGTTTTGTTGGACGCGATCGCGAACGAAAACAAACAGCTTGTAAGCAAAATTGACCTCCCGGACTTGATTCAAAAAAGCGACTGTGAAGTGATCTTGATCCTTGGGGCTGGAGATATTGGCGTTGAAGTAAAAAACATAACAGAACACTTGCATGCGAACTAG
- a CDS encoding cell division protein FtsQ/DivIB: MRTRLVNIGRMIFVIVLIAVVYAFSNKRNSNRKLQAVAVSFEDRSSALITEAMVNKLLIQKADSIAAVDKDIIDLNALEGRLNSHPMIRNADVFLSLDGVLGARVTQRRPIARVASNPSYYIDEEGTKMPLSRVHSLRVPLVSGVSEDNLKPVTHVLNEILADPFMVQHVVAIEQQRDSTLIMRVRTYDFKILLGKPVNIKRKFQNFKAFYQKTIKDKTLGNYQLVNLMMDHQVVATKK; the protein is encoded by the coding sequence ATGCGAACTAGGTTAGTGAACATAGGGCGAATGATCTTTGTAATCGTGCTGATAGCAGTGGTTTACGCGTTTTCTAATAAGCGAAATTCCAATAGAAAATTACAGGCCGTAGCTGTTAGTTTTGAAGATAGAAGTAGCGCGCTGATAACCGAGGCTATGGTTAATAAATTGTTAATACAAAAAGCAGACAGCATCGCAGCTGTAGATAAAGATATAATAGATTTGAATGCATTAGAAGGTCGATTAAATAGCCATCCTATGATCCGAAATGCCGATGTTTTTCTCTCTTTGGATGGTGTACTTGGAGCACGCGTTACACAAAGAAGGCCCATAGCCCGAGTGGCGTCCAATCCTTCTTATTACATTGACGAAGAAGGTACCAAAATGCCCCTATCCCGAGTTCATTCCTTACGAGTGCCTTTGGTGAGCGGTGTTTCTGAGGATAATTTAAAACCTGTTACCCATGTGTTGAACGAGATCCTTGCGGATCCTTTCATGGTGCAACATGTTGTTGCCATAGAGCAGCAACGCGACTCGACCCTGATCATGCGTGTGCGAACCTATGATTTTAAGATTTTACTGGGTAAACCGGTGAATATCAAACGGAAGTTTCAAAATTTTAAAGCGTTTTATCAGAAAACAATCAAAGATAAAACCTTGGGCAATTATCAACTGGTCAACCTCATGATGGATCACCAGGTGGTCGCCACAAAAAAGTAG
- a CDS encoding FtsW/RodA/SpoVE family cell cycle protein yields the protein MSVFTNIKGDRAIWAVAALLALFSFLPVYSASSNLAYLYGDGNTFKYLVKHFAHLMLGFAILYGVHRIPYRYFRGLSIIALPVVFLLLIITLAEGTTIEGANASRWIRIPFVGVTFQTSTLAAVVLLTYVARYLSKIKDEKISFKASIVPLWLPVFVVLLLILPANFSTTAIIFAMVVLLVFLGGYPLQYLGIILIAGALFLTLFIMSAKAFPDLFPNRVDTWISRIDNFLDDTPDKEADYQIEKSKMGIATGGLFGVGAGHGVQKNFLPQSSSDFIYAVIVEEWGLVGGLTIMLLYMLLLFRLVIVAYKADSIFGKLLVVGVGLPIVFQALTNMAVAVELFPVTGQTLPLISSGGTSIWMTCLALGMILSVSAKREEIRQHNSESDTDNPLDILSEAI from the coding sequence ATGAGTGTATTTACCAACATAAAAGGTGATAGAGCCATTTGGGCAGTTGCTGCTCTTTTGGCCCTGTTCTCGTTTCTACCTGTCTATAGCGCCAGTAGTAACCTGGCCTATCTGTATGGAGATGGAAACACCTTTAAATACTTGGTGAAGCACTTCGCCCACTTAATGCTGGGCTTTGCAATACTTTACGGGGTTCACCGTATTCCCTACCGCTATTTTAGGGGCTTGTCTATCATCGCTTTGCCGGTGGTATTTTTGCTATTGATAATTACCCTGGCGGAAGGGACCACCATAGAAGGAGCCAATGCGAGTCGTTGGATACGCATCCCTTTTGTGGGGGTGACCTTTCAAACTTCTACCTTGGCAGCGGTGGTACTGCTTACCTATGTAGCGCGCTATCTTTCTAAGATCAAGGATGAAAAGATCAGCTTTAAAGCCTCTATAGTTCCGTTATGGTTGCCCGTTTTTGTTGTGTTATTGCTGATCTTACCTGCGAATTTCTCCACCACGGCTATCATTTTTGCCATGGTAGTGCTCTTGGTGTTTCTCGGCGGATATCCGTTGCAGTATTTGGGAATCATCTTAATTGCCGGGGCCTTATTCCTCACACTCTTCATCATGTCTGCTAAGGCTTTTCCAGATCTGTTTCCCAACAGGGTAGATACTTGGATAAGTCGTATCGACAATTTTCTAGATGACACTCCCGACAAAGAGGCCGACTATCAGATCGAGAAGTCTAAAATGGGTATCGCTACAGGTGGTTTATTTGGTGTTGGAGCCGGTCATGGGGTACAAAAGAATTTCTTGCCGCAATCTTCTTCGGATTTCATTTATGCCGTGATCGTAGAAGAGTGGGGTCTTGTTGGTGGACTGACCATAATGCTCTTGTATATGCTCTTGCTCTTCCGCCTGGTAATAGTCGCTTACAAAGCAGATTCCATATTCGGGAAATTGTTGGTGGTTGGAGTAGGCTTGCCTATAGTTTTTCAGGCCTTGACCAATATGGCCGTGGCTGTTGAGCTCTTCCCTGTAACTGGGCAGACCCTGCCACTTATCAGTAGTGGAGGAACCTCTATTTGGATGACCTGCCTCGCTTTGGGAATGATCTTGAGCGTAAGCGCAAAAAGAGAAGAGATCCGTCAGCATAATTCAGAATCAGATACCGATAATCCTTTAGATATACTCAGTGAAGCCATATAA
- the murG gene encoding undecaprenyldiphospho-muramoylpentapeptide beta-N-acetylglucosaminyltransferase — protein MKPYKFIISGGGTGGHIYPAIAIANALKEKYPNAEFLFVGAKDRMEMQKVPKAGYKIVGLSIQGLQRKVSLQNLKVPFKLLASLRRSAAIIKSFKPDVAIGTGGYASAPLLRVASNKGVPCLIQEQNSHAGITNKWIAPKAKTICVAYAGMEKYFPKEKLVFTGNPVRQDLIDLKVDKATALKHFGLEPDKPVLLVLGGSLGARKINNLIHAHLPLFKTEDVQVIWQCGSLYYEEFKTNNSAKVIVKDFIYAMDMAYAAADMIVSRAGALSVSELCLVGKPVIFIPSPNVAEDHQNKNAAAIAAEEACIYLQESEADMHFADAFKGLLSDANKQRTLSENIKKLAKPHATDAIVAEVAKLLLEKQL, from the coding sequence GTGAAGCCATATAAATTCATCATATCAGGAGGAGGAACCGGAGGTCATATTTATCCGGCTATAGCCATTGCCAATGCGCTCAAAGAGAAGTATCCAAATGCGGAATTCTTGTTTGTTGGCGCCAAAGATCGCATGGAAATGCAAAAAGTTCCCAAAGCCGGTTATAAGATCGTGGGCTTGTCTATTCAAGGATTGCAGCGCAAAGTATCCTTACAGAATTTGAAAGTACCGTTCAAGCTCTTGGCAAGTTTGAGACGCTCTGCAGCCATCATAAAATCCTTTAAGCCCGATGTGGCCATAGGGACAGGAGGTTACGCCAGTGCTCCTTTGCTTCGAGTGGCGAGTAATAAAGGTGTGCCTTGTCTCATTCAGGAGCAAAACTCGCATGCAGGGATCACCAACAAATGGATCGCTCCAAAGGCCAAGACCATCTGTGTTGCCTATGCGGGTATGGAAAAGTATTTCCCCAAAGAGAAACTTGTGTTTACCGGTAACCCGGTACGTCAAGATCTCATCGATCTAAAAGTTGACAAGGCCACGGCTTTAAAACACTTCGGACTAGAGCCGGATAAACCTGTGCTTTTAGTTTTAGGTGGCAGTTTGGGGGCGCGTAAGATCAACAATTTGATCCATGCGCATTTACCCTTGTTTAAAACAGAGGATGTTCAGGTGATCTGGCAGTGCGGAAGCTTGTATTACGAAGAGTTTAAAACCAACAATAGCGCGAAAGTAATTGTCAAGGATTTTATCTACGCTATGGATATGGCCTATGCTGCTGCGGATATGATCGTTTCGCGAGCTGGAGCCTTGTCAGTGTCCGAACTTTGTTTGGTGGGCAAGCCGGTGATCTTTATTCCATCGCCTAATGTGGCAGAAGATCATCAGAACAAGAACGCTGCGGCCATCGCTGCAGAGGAGGCTTGTATTTACCTGCAAGAAAGTGAGGCCGATATGCACTTTGCCGACGCCTTTAAGGGTTTGCTTAGCGATGCAAACAAACAGCGAACCTTAAGTGAAAACATTAAAAAATTAGCCAAACCTCATGCTACAGATGCTATAGTGGCCGAGGTTGCCAAACTCCTATTGGAAAAACAATTATGA